Below is a window of Candidatus Nitrosotenuis uzonensis DNA.
CTACGGGAATATATCTAATGTCCACGCTATTATTCGTCACAGGGTTTTTCATGAACTCGTACGGGGAAAGACACCCACTTAAGATACATGGTGCCGCAGTGCTGGTATTTGCAAGTTTCCTGCTTTTGGTGCTATTTGGCACAATACCACACTGGCTGCTGATGCCGCATGACGAAGTAGAGCCAAGCGTTCACTTTGTTAGGAGCTTCTTTGAGAGCGCCGCCGGTTTTACGACAGGAGGTCTGTCCGTACTTTCATCTCCTGACGATCTACCTCAAAGCTTTACATTCTATCGTAGCTACACGCAATTTGTAGGCGGACTGAGCTTTATCTATCTGATAGTCACGGCGTTTTATCCAGAACACAAACTCCACACCATGAGGAGTTTTATCTCAGGCAGAATCCCCCAACTAAGGGAGCTTTTTGTCACTATAACAATACTGTTTTCAGTTTACATAACGATTCTTGCAGTGGCACTGTTTTATCTTGGAGAGCGGAACATTATAGACAACTTTGCGCTTGCGATGAGTGCTCTTTCCACTGGTGGCTGGATTCCAAACTCCCAGATTTTAGTGGATCTGACAATTCCGGAATATGTTGCAATAATACTGGGCATGATATTGGGGGCGCTTCCATTTGGATTCCATTATGCGTTTGTGAGAACAAAATTCATGTCAGTACACATCAGCAAGGAAGTCGCTCTGTATTTTGGGATTCTAGGTCTGGCATCTATAGCATTCCTATTTTCTATGGATGTGAATCCGATAGACAGCGTATTCACAGTCGTCTCTGGAAGTACGACTACTGGATTTCAGACATTAAATCTGAAGAATCTCAATCCGCTTGCAGGTACTGTACTGACAATCGTGATGATAATTGGGGGCTGTGGATTTTCAACCGCAGGTGGACTGAAGGTGTACAGACTGTTCAAACTAGTGGGCATAAAAGACATATTAAAAAAGAAACAGTCGCAATCGGACAAAAACGAGATAATAACGGCCGTAGCTCTTATCGTACTGCTTCCAATAATACCTCTGTTTGCGGCATTCCACATGGCAGGTCTTGGGCATGATTTTGAAGACTCTTATTTTGATGCAGTTTCCGCGTTCACAACAACTGGACTTGGAACTGGAACGATAGGAGCAGGTCTGGACTCGTACACCATGACTGCGTTTGCATTCTTGATGATATTTGGAAGAATCGAGATAATACTACTTTTGTACATGTTTGTACCCAAGCTTATACCGTAAAGTTGCGCGGATTTGTTATACAAGGAGAATGCGGCTGCCGGGATTTGAACCCGGGTCACAGAATTGGCAATCCCGCGTACTGGCCAGGCTATACTACAGCCGCATGATTGTTTAGACTAAATCAAACCTATTAAACCGTAACGATTAGTGACGCTAAAAAAATCAAATACTAAGTTTTAATGAAAGGCTATACTAGTTGTATAGTGGACAAAAGGCTCGAGCAGAAAATAGATGAAAAGATACACGAGACATTATCGAAAATAGGAGAGGTAAAGGATCTTGCAAGATTGTTGGATCCTCAAAAAGGTGATGACAAATCCTTTCAGTATGGGATAATGGTAGGCAGATTGTATAACTCGTTTTACTATCAGAGCAGGCGCATTCTCAAGCGAGTGCCTACGAGCGAAGAGTTCTCGGAGTTTTTGGATATTCTTACTAGCAGACGAGATGAGCTCTTAAGGAATCTCTAACTGGCTTTTGCCTGAATCACTTTGATTGTTGGAGTAATTGGAAGCTTGACACATGCCCCTGCAAGCGCCTTTTTTGCCGCTTCCACATGTTCTTTCCTCACATGCATTTCCATGATGACTTGTCCTTGGTTTACTCTGGCTGCCAAGCTTACTGCCTTGCCGAATGCACGTCTCATACCTTCTTGAAGTCTGTCTGCACCTGCGGTTGCAATCATTTTGTTTTCGCGAAGCAAGACGTGTGGGTAAATTCTGAGAACTGAAAAGTAGCCTGTTTCTCCGGTGGTCTGCTCGAGCGTCTTGTTTGCAGAAAGCCTTGCTGACTCTATTGCCATGTGACGAATCTGCATCTTTTCATTTGAGCATAATTGTACAATGTAATCGTACTCGCCTCTTTTTCCACCTTGGAATTTTGCAATCTTTGGTTGCGGCTTTCCTTTGATGAACTCTTTTCGTGTATATGGCTGTCCGTTTCCTATTCTGTAACATCCGCCGTGCATATTATCACCGATGAAGCCAGATGTAAGACACATATATTTTAACGGTTAGCAGATGAGCACGCCCTTTCTTCTTACGCTTATATGGCAAGCAACACAATTTTTGCCAAATGAGCAATGAGACGGAGCCAACAATTGAAGGCATACTAGTTGACGATCATACTCTTGTGTCTGATAGGGCTGTACAAAACTATCTTGAACAGCGAGGATATGGAGAGACGCGCCATGACAAGTTCTTTCTAAAGCCATTTGAGTCTCTGTACTTTCTGTTCTACAATAAGCTAGTTGTGACCAAATCCAGAAAGAAGATGAGCTTTGATCAGCTCTTACAGGTCTGTACTGAATTCGACCAGAATGCACTTACAAAATTTCTCATATACAGGGATCTTAGGGTCAGGGGATACGCAGTAAAGGATGGCTTTGGGTTTGGATCTGACTTTCGTGTTTACGAGAGGGGGCAGTTTGGAGAAAAAGGTGCCAAATACCTGGTATTCGGTCTAGCAGAGGGAAGGCAGGAAAAGATTGGGCAGCTACAAAAGAACATCGAGGAGATAACAAAGATGGGAAAGGAACCAATTTTGGCTGTGATCGAACGCCGCGGTGAGGTAATCTATTACAAGATATCGCAGATACGGTTTGTCGAAAACACAAAAAACATAGACGCATCGGGTTTTGTATTCGGATGAATCTCTGGCCGTAATTGGAATTTAGTTCAAAAAAGATGCTCCCGCCGGGATTTGAACCCGGGATCACTGCCTTGAGAGGGCAGTATGCTTAACCGGACTACACCACAGGAGCTTGAACACATCCTGATTTTGACACAATTTAAAGGATTAGTCCATGCGTTTCATTATTGAATAGTTTTGTTAAAAAATAGTCATTTGCACATTTAAGAAAAATCGGAAAGCAGTCCAGTCGTGGAACTAGAGCAAACACTACGGAGACTCTCATTTTTGGATCATCCGTCAGGTCTTGGAGGATGCAAAAGTCATGGAACCACACTCGATTGCTGCGAGTATGACATCACTGTATTTGACAAAAAAATAATGCAGCCCGAAGTTTTTGAGTTCGATGGCAATCTTGTGCGCATTCATCACGGAAATATCGAAGAATCAAATCCGGACGTGTTGCAAAAATACGAACACATGTCGGTCATCTCAGACAGTGAGTGGAAACTGCAAATGTTAATGTCAAAAATCAAGGAAAAAAAAGACAGGATTCGCAATACATGCATAAAAAACCACCTAATTGATGCAGCGTTATATGCTGCAAGAGCAAAAAAAGGTTCTAGGAGAGACCCGTTCGCACCTGCGTGGGTAAAATGTGCAGCATATTGTATTGCTGATGCCCTCGTTCTGTACAATAGAAAGCAGCGCAGCCCTACTCATATGCTGGAGTTTATACGCAAATCCGAAAAAAGCAAGGAAAATGAATTTACGATAGCCGCCGAAGTAATAGGCCTTGAGAGGGCCACACCGTCGTTACTTGAGAGAATGGCAAAGTCTACCATAGGATTCTCAGATATGACTGAAAATAATGGACATGCTAAGATAATACTGAAAAAATACGAGTATCTGACGAATAATTCGCTTCTTAGTGATTGTTATTTTTATTTGAGTTACATAAACAGGAACAATCTACTCTTGATCAAAGACCAAATTCATAGGAGACAGGATCTGGTTCACGTGCTAAAGACTGCCATGGACTTTGAGCATGATGTTACCAAAATAGAAAAAGATGCATCCTCACTTCATAATCTTGCAAATGATCTAGTGTCCAGCATGTGCGGCCATGCCTGAAACAGCTTTTCAAAAAGCATTGGATAAGCTTTAAAACTATGTGCTAGGATCCATACTACATGGTAGATCAAGCTTGCGGTTGCGAAGCAGATAGCGGTGATCCGGAATTCAAATGTGATTGTGAAATGCAAGGACACTGCCTTTGCAGCGCAGATTGTAAATGCAACTCTTCCGTTTGTAAGGAAGCAGTTGCCGAGTTAAGATAAGCGATCTTATCTCTATTTTTTGTTTTATTTTTATGAGAAAACGGCGTTTTGCTGTTAAACTGGACTGTCGTCTTCTGGATCAAATCCCCATGATTTGACCAGCTCTTTCTGGAATTTCTCTAACTGTGTCTCATTTAGCGAGTTACCGCAGTTTTTGTGTGTAGGGACGACAACCATGCCTGCAAGCTTGTACTCTACCTCAAAAAGATGAACCTTGGCGCAATCACACATTTCTAGCTGTGATCTGAAAACTCCTCTATATTTGCCTAGCTCATCTTTGGGAAATAACGTTTAACTAGGTATTTGAACAAAAAATTATGTTTGAAAAGGATATTTTTGACTGTTTTATTCTCTATACTGCTTCTTACCACCGGTTATGCCAGCACTGCATCCGCACAGTTCCAAGCTGGTGGAGTTAGCAAACAGGGAAGCTGGTATGTAGGAGAAGGTCTAAAGAAAGGCAATTTTTTTAGTTATTCTCTTTGTCACATTGATTACAAGGATTGCTCGCAATTTAGAATAGATTTTTGGATCGAATCTGACCAGAAAGTGGGAAGTGAGGATCAGTGGAAAGTACCGACGGTAGTGTACGATGGTGCCCAGATCATCAAGGGCACTATGTATCTTGGCAAGATTGCGCCGGAACCGACAGGGGGAACGGACAATCTTACTCCATACCGTGCTGCATTCAAATCTTCAATTGCATGGCTTTCAGCATATGCTACTGCTGATACTGGCTCTCTTACGGGCAAAGGACCTAAGAACTTTAATGCGCCATCTTGGGGTAAGATAGGAAACATCGGCGGCGAGCAAATCATTCCTACTGCAGAAGAGAAAATCGCGGTACCTGATGGAGTCTTTGATACGGTTCAAATAAGCTGGAAGACTGGTGGCAAAATAAACCGAGTCTGGGTAGTAGATGAATTTCCATTCCCGATAAAGGCAGACACATATGCGCACGTTGCGGAGGGAGTACCGCCGCAGGAATATCGATTTGAGCTGCTTGACTATCAACAAAACATAGTAAATGATCCGTTTGTGGGAATCAAGGACACGGCATCATTAAAGAGCCAGCTTGGATGCGAAACTAACTATTCATTATCATCAGTTGCCAAGAACACAAACACCAATAGTATGATTATAGAACTAAAGTATGGTCCAAACAAGCCAAAACAGGGCTGCGATTTGGAATTGATAATTAATTTCAAAAGGTCGGTAAATCAGGAAGAATTTGAGAATCAGATTCATTATGACATACTTGTGGTCAAGCAGACGCCTGATGGATTATCGCCTACAAGATCAATTGCGGACGAAGAAAAACGAAACACCTTGTTTACCACGTCTGGTCAAGTTAGAAGGATGATTGAGGTCAAGGAGTCAGGACCTACAAAGTACGCAATTTTTGTGTATGGGACTGGACCTGAAACTACACAGCCTAATGCAGCAAAGGCAGGATTCATTACATTTGATGTGCAGGTACAGGGAGGATCACAAGTTACGCCACCGCCTCCTCCGCCACCACCGCCGCAAGTACAGATTCCTGCATGGATAAAGAACAACGCCAAGTGGTGGGCAGACGGAACTATAGGTGATAATGATTTCGTCTCTGGCATACAGTATCTTATCAATCAAAAAATAATCAAAATCCCACCTACTACTCCAGGCTCTAGCAGCACGGCAAATGTGATCCCTGCATGGATAAAGAACAACGCCAAGTGGTGGGCAGACGGAACTATAGGTGATAATGATTTCGTCTCTGGCATACAGTATCTGATTACTAACGGAATTATCAAAATAACCTCATAATCTTACTGTCTTGGTCCGCAAACTCTTGTTCGTTCCATTGGGGATAATGCTAGGTGCAGCCGCGATCGGTCTTGCATATCCGTTATTAATAGGACTTCCCGGCTCCGAACAGAACGTGATTCCAAGGTTTGCATCAAAATGGCATGTGGGAGCAGGCGCTGAGAATCAGCCGAGCATGCAGTATTTGGTAAGGCATCAGGATATGGAGTTTCTTGCAAAGCTGATATTTCTTGAACAAGCAGGCGACGAGCAAAACGTAACACTGATCATAGATGATAAAAAAACCGGAGCTCATTTTGAGAACACACTCCGACTAGGGCAGGCATATGTGTTCATTGACGTACCTAGTGAAATCAAACCATATGTTCACGCACTTGATGTCACTGTATTTTCGGTACGGGATGTCGTGGTGCAGCCTCAATATCTTGTGGTGGGAGCAGAGTGGGGGACCACATTCATTGGCAAGTTTACGCCAAAGCTAAAGGTAGTCCAGTATGGGGACACAGAATTTGAATTTGGCATTCTCAAGACATTCATTATATCATACAAGGTAAACGATATTGAGAATCGCTTCTGGATATCAGAAAGTCTTCCTCTCCCTGTAAGGGCAGAATATTACACTCTTGATGGGAGCCCAGATTATTCCTATGACTTGGTCTGGCTTGAAACATCCGAGCCGCTCCTGCCAAGCTGATATACCTCCGAGAGCAACCAATCGCAATACTCTGTAACCTTTTGATCAAAGTAACACCAAACATGCAGAGAATGAGGCAAGATGTCAATTCTGCCACCATCAAACATTATGCGCACTCCTTCCTTGCCTTCATACATGTATGCATCATCTGCCTGCACACTGCCAAAAATCTCTCTTGCCTTGCTCTTTATGACACTGCGTTCTATGGGAAAGTTCCGTCGCTGCCTATCTATTATGATGGACAGATCCCGCTTTCCATACATTTCGAACTCGTTTATTTTCTCACGATGTGGGAAGTTAACAAGAAGTTGGACATTGTATTTTCTGCCAACATCAAATCCTATCTCGGTGATCTTCGTGTATGCTATTGCAGGATTTTTCTTCAAGAGGATCCTAATTTGTGGCAGATTTGATTTTAGGCTTGCCTGAAGTTCTGAGCTCATCATGCTAAAGAACATAAGAAAACTCATTCAAAGTTTGGTTATATTTTTTTGAGTGTTGGCAGAGGCCAGAGAATCTTGGATGGACTTTGTATCTGTATACTGTCTGAATCTTGTTATCTTGGAATTGTGTACTGTGTATATGTGCACGAATTTGGCAACAAATCTTGTGCTGGAGGATTTTGGGATCCCTTCGTATCTGCCGGTCACAACTATGTTTTCGCCCGCATCCAGAAACTCTTCTGGTATGGCATGGAATTCTTCAAAATTTGAGAGCATTTCTGGAAAGTATTTGTCAAAAACCGCTCCCTTCCCAACAAATGTGCCTCCGTTTGGCATTCCGTTCATAGTTGACCATTCTATATCCTTGGCACACATATTCTGGCATGATTCTTTATCTTGGGCCTTGAATGCGTCATAAAAATTTCTGATAGTTTCTGCGTTTGGTGACATTGCAGCTGTACTGTTATCATTCTATTTAAGATGGTTTTTTTACGTCTTGGACTTTGTTATTGTATGGCAATGCCGATGGACTATGATAGTATGAGAGAAGATGAGAGTTCCGAGCGGGCAAGCAGCGTTGATGACTATAAGGTAACGTGCATGAGGTTCATCGAGGACATCTCAAAGGACTATCTTGCCTGGGTTGATTATTACAAACTGCCTCCGGATGAGGACAAGAAAAGAAGAGATCGAATAGCCTCTGTCATAGTAAGAACTAACGAGTGGATTGCCAAGGTAGCGCAAACCATCAAGGGAATAGATGTAGTGATGAACGACGGAATACAAAAGATGGCTGAATCAACAGCGGGGCAGCCGTTTCAGATTGGAGTGTTTGTCAACAAACAGTCCGGTTATACCATGTCAAAGCCTGGTTTAATTGACGTTAACATCAAGGCTGTGGGCAGGGAAGGAAGGAAGACAAAGATAATAGAGCATTACAAGGGACAGCAGTTCCGGCTAGAGTCGACTACCAAAGTTTTCATCGATGAGACGAATATTCCGCAGCAAGCATTCGATATGATGGATGTACACCTCATACTTGATGCTACGGCAGCACAACAGCGTGACTTGATATCGTTTACAATCAGTGTGGCTGAGATGGAAAATGGCTACGAATTTGACAAACGTGGCGTCTCAACGATAATACACATAGTCTAAACTCATACGATGAGTCAATCTAGAAGCAGTTTCTGAACCCCTTCTTTTGTTATGTGCATCTTTACCAGTTCTCTGTCTTTTAATATGAATACTTGGTCGTGATGTGAGAACAAGTCCATGAGGTCGTTTATACCTGCATTCAAAAGTGTATCGAGCCTGTAATTGCAAAACGTCATACCTGGTAGCCTGTTCTCATCATATTGTGATTCCAAATGTATGGCCTCCTTGAGTGATGAATTGGATATGTTCTCTATTACAAAATCAAACCAACACACTGGCTTATTGTGGGATTCTTTTACAATTCTGTCTACTATCTGGGCAGTGTACCTACCAAAGTTTTTACTCTCTGGACTGTATGGATGAATCGTGCTGTCAAACCAATCTAGTTTTTTTAGCAACTTGACTGATTTGTATGATGGTGGCCCACAAAAAGTTCTGAACCAGCTACCATCATTGAGAAATCTGTCAATAGATTTGAGAAGCCATGACATCGACTCGTCATCAGAATACAGGATCAGATCGTGTTTTTTTCTTACCTGATCTTGTTTTTCTAGCCATTTGTCGACTAGGTCTTTTACAATGGCGTTAACTGAGACTCCTTTCTGGGATGCAACCCTGTTCAGCTTTGCATGTGTCTTCTCATCAAATCCGCGTATTGACAGATCTTTTGTCATAGCAATCATATTACATGCCTGTATATATTATATGCTAGAATGCTAGCATTATTGACAATCTATATATAATGCTAGAATGCTAGCATTATTAATGAAACAAGTAAACGGAGTAGATATAGAAAAACTTTCAGAAACAATGAATGCGATAAGGGGAAATCCTGATATCGCCAAGTTCAACTTCAGGGCAACTAACAAATGGCTTGGAGGAGGGCACAATCGCACCACAATCAACGAGTTTGACGGAGCGTGCAGCATGCACAACAGGGCGATCTCGTTTGTAATTGATGAGGATGAGCCGCCAGTACTTTTGGGTCAGGATCAGGGCGCAAATCCTGTCGAATATGCACTCACAGCACTTGCAGGATGTCTGACCACAAGCTTGGTGTACCACGCATCTGCCATGGGGATCAAAATAGATGAGGTGGAATCCACACTTGAAGGGAATCTTGACATTCGTGGATTTCTTGGACTCTCAGAGGGAATAAGAAATGGATACAATGGAATTCAGGTTGCCTTCAAAATCAAATCTGATGCACCAAAAGAGCAGCTTCAAGAGCTGGTGGATATTGCAAAAAAGCGTTCACCGGTATTTGATATTGTTTCGAATCCGACACCAATAAGTGTGCGTCTGGACAACTAGGCACACCTCTCTATTTTTTATATTCGGTATTATTGATTTCTACTTCTACTACTATCCTTGCCTCATGTGCACGCTCCTCACCGGGATACTTGAGCTCTGATATCTTTTCTGCCAGTTTGGTGTCAGTTACAAGGGAGGCCATACCATCATATTCCTTACC
It encodes the following:
- a CDS encoding potassium transporter TrkG; protein product: MAKSPDLPAHLDQEVKPYTNVDVIKLSESILIPLACKHMVRANTDEIIVVDENENPIGIVTDEDIIKKTSEDYVNPAKTTLGDIMTFPLISIDQHATLSDALERMKEHKIRKLVVVSDDKKIVGILYKNTIINLMKKYLATRQEKKSALWSIMWNLGLVLQFAGVLMFVPAIIATVLWETVPATGIYLMSTLLFVTGFFMNSYGERHPLKIHGAAVLVFASFLLLVLFGTIPHWLLMPHDEVEPSVHFVRSFFESAAGFTTGGLSVLSSPDDLPQSFTFYRSYTQFVGGLSFIYLIVTAFYPEHKLHTMRSFISGRIPQLRELFVTITILFSVYITILAVALFYLGERNIIDNFALAMSALSTGGWIPNSQILVDLTIPEYVAIILGMILGALPFGFHYAFVRTKFMSVHISKEVALYFGILGLASIAFLFSMDVNPIDSVFTVVSGSTTTGFQTLNLKNLNPLAGTVLTIVMIIGGCGFSTAGGLKVYRLFKLVGIKDILKKKQSQSDKNEIITAVALIVLLPIIPLFAAFHMAGLGHDFEDSYFDAVSAFTTTGLGTGTIGAGLDSYTMTAFAFLMIFGRIEIILLLYMFVPKLIP
- a CDS encoding 50S ribosomal protein L16, with translation MHGGCYRIGNGQPYTRKEFIKGKPQPKIAKFQGGKRGEYDYIVQLCSNEKMQIRHMAIESARLSANKTLEQTTGETGYFSVLRIYPHVLLRENKMIATAGADRLQEGMRRAFGKAVSLAARVNQGQVIMEMHVRKEHVEAAKKALAGACVKLPITPTIKVIQAKAS
- the endA gene encoding tRNA-intron lyase, with the translated sequence MSNETEPTIEGILVDDHTLVSDRAVQNYLEQRGYGETRHDKFFLKPFESLYFLFYNKLVVTKSRKKMSFDQLLQVCTEFDQNALTKFLIYRDLRVRGYAVKDGFGFGSDFRVYERGQFGEKGAKYLVFGLAEGRQEKIGQLQKNIEEITKMGKEPILAVIERRGEVIYYKISQIRFVENTKNIDASGFVFG
- a CDS encoding peptidase translates to MKRIFLTVLFSILLLTTGYASTASAQFQAGGVSKQGSWYVGEGLKKGNFFSYSLCHIDYKDCSQFRIDFWIESDQKVGSEDQWKVPTVVYDGAQIIKGTMYLGKIAPEPTGGTDNLTPYRAAFKSSIAWLSAYATADTGSLTGKGPKNFNAPSWGKIGNIGGEQIIPTAEEKIAVPDGVFDTVQISWKTGGKINRVWVVDEFPFPIKADTYAHVAEGVPPQEYRFELLDYQQNIVNDPFVGIKDTASLKSQLGCETNYSLSSVAKNTNTNSMIIELKYGPNKPKQGCDLELIINFKRSVNQEEFENQIHYDILVVKQTPDGLSPTRSIADEEKRNTLFTTSGQVRRMIEVKESGPTKYAIFVYGTGPETTQPNAAKAGFITFDVQVQGGSQVTPPPPPPPPPQVQIPAWIKNNAKWWADGTIGDNDFVSGIQYLINQKIIKIPPTTPGSSSTANVIPAWIKNNAKWWADGTIGDNDFVSGIQYLITNGIIKITS
- a CDS encoding nuclear transport factor 2 family protein, encoding MSPNAETIRNFYDAFKAQDKESCQNMCAKDIEWSTMNGMPNGGTFVGKGAVFDKYFPEMLSNFEEFHAIPEEFLDAGENIVVTGRYEGIPKSSSTRFVAKFVHIYTVHNSKITRFRQYTDTKSIQDSLASANTQKNITKL
- a CDS encoding plasmid partition protein ParG, producing the protein MTKDLSIRGFDEKTHAKLNRVASQKGVSVNAIVKDLVDKWLEKQDQVRKKHDLILYSDDESMSWLLKSIDRFLNDGSWFRTFCGPPSYKSVKLLKKLDWFDSTIHPYSPESKNFGRYTAQIVDRIVKESHNKPVCWFDFVIENISNSSLKEAIHLESQYDENRLPGMTFCNYRLDTLLNAGINDLMDLFSHHDQVFILKDRELVKMHITKEGVQKLLLD
- a CDS encoding OsmC family protein, encoding MKQVNGVDIEKLSETMNAIRGNPDIAKFNFRATNKWLGGGHNRTTINEFDGACSMHNRAISFVIDEDEPPVLLGQDQGANPVEYALTALAGCLTTSLVYHASAMGIKIDEVESTLEGNLDIRGFLGLSEGIRNGYNGIQVAFKIKSDAPKEQLQELVDIAKKRSPVFDIVSNPTPISVRLDN